In a genomic window of Thermus albus:
- a CDS encoding Gfo/Idh/MocA family protein — protein sequence MGPSLVFLGGGNRGLAYARHAHALGARIVAVADPRPWRLAAFRRAFGVERTFADWRELLQAPLFGEAAVVALPDRLHAEAAVALMEKGYHLLLEKPIAPTWREVEGVAVAKRRTGRMVAVAHVLRYTPYARALRELLREGAVGEVVSVQHLEPVGHWHYAHSFVRGNWRKEAESSPFLLAKSVHDLDWILFLLPGEVARVASFGGLYHFRPENRPQGAASRCLECPKEVEGSCPFSAKRIYLEAYEKGERGWPLDVVAYPVTWENLMQALREGPYGECVYLGKNDMADHQVVMLEYQDGRTASLHVEGLSRMRFRETRIFGTRGELFGDGRHLRLYRFGEGERVYDLETEAEGSILSGHGGGDFGLVQAFLQALIRGDEGPLEPFSEAVQAHRLTFLAEEARRARKVVQVEIPLP from the coding sequence ATGGGGCCCAGCCTGGTCTTCCTGGGAGGGGGAAACCGGGGTCTAGCCTATGCGCGTCACGCCCACGCCCTGGGCGCCCGCATCGTGGCGGTGGCGGACCCCCGGCCGTGGCGCCTGGCGGCCTTTCGCCGGGCCTTCGGGGTGGAAAGGACCTTTGCCGATTGGCGGGAGCTTTTGCAGGCCCCTCTTTTCGGGGAGGCTGCGGTGGTGGCCTTACCCGACCGCCTGCACGCCGAGGCTGCGGTGGCCCTCATGGAAAAGGGCTACCACCTTCTCCTGGAGAAGCCCATCGCTCCCACCTGGCGGGAGGTGGAAGGGGTGGCCGTGGCCAAGAGGCGCACGGGGCGCATGGTGGCCGTGGCCCACGTGCTGCGCTACACTCCCTACGCCCGGGCCCTGAGGGAACTGCTCAGGGAAGGGGCGGTGGGCGAGGTGGTTTCCGTCCAGCACCTGGAGCCGGTGGGCCACTGGCACTACGCCCACAGCTTCGTACGGGGAAACTGGCGGAAGGAGGCGGAGTCTAGCCCCTTTCTTCTGGCCAAGAGCGTCCACGACCTGGACTGGATCCTCTTCCTGCTGCCGGGGGAGGTGGCCCGGGTAGCCTCCTTCGGGGGGCTGTACCACTTCCGCCCCGAGAACCGGCCTCAGGGGGCGGCCAGCCGGTGCCTGGAATGCCCCAAGGAGGTGGAGGGGTCCTGCCCCTTTTCCGCCAAGCGCATTTATCTGGAGGCCTACGAAAAGGGGGAGCGGGGCTGGCCCCTGGACGTGGTGGCCTACCCGGTGACCTGGGAGAACCTGATGCAGGCCTTGAGGGAGGGCCCCTACGGGGAGTGTGTGTACCTGGGGAAGAACGACATGGCGGACCATCAGGTGGTGATGTTGGAATACCAGGACGGACGCACGGCCAGCCTGCATGTGGAGGGGTTGAGCCGGATGCGGTTTCGGGAGACCCGCATCTTTGGCACCCGGGGGGAGCTTTTTGGGGACGGGCGGCACCTCAGGCTCTACCGGTTCGGGGAGGGGGAGAGGGTTTATGACCTGGAGACCGAGGCGGAGGGTTCCATCCTTAGCGGGCACGGGGGTGGAGACTTTGGGCTGGTCCAGGCCTTCTTGCAAGCCCTGATCCGGGGTGACGAAGGCCCTCTGGAGCCCTTCTCCGAGGCGGTCCAGGCCCACCGGCTCACCTTCTTGGCGGAGGAGGCCAGGAGGGCCCGTAAGGTGGTCCAAGTGGAAATCCCCTTGCCCTAG